A genome region from Strigops habroptila isolate Jane chromosome 12, bStrHab1.2.pri, whole genome shotgun sequence includes the following:
- the FUCA1 gene encoding tissue alpha-L-fucosidase, translated as MARSMAARALLCVAAALGPAVPALRYRPDWASLDARPLPAWFDQAKVGVFVHWGVFSVPAWGSEWFWWHWRGEHRTDYESFMRRRFPPGTTYSDFAPLFTAHDFQPRDWARLFQRAGARYVVLTTKHHEGFTNWGSSVSWNWNSLDTGPHRDLVGELGQALRESNIRYGLYHSLLEWFNPLYLADKESGFTTQNFVLKKTMPELYDLVLKYKPDLIWSDGDWDAPESYWNSTSFLAWLYNDSPVKDTVVVNDRWCSNCSCHHGGYYNCADKYKPGTLLAHKWEMCSSIDKLSWGYRSNMNIAELMDEASIIEELVQTVSFGGNYLLNVGPTKEGVIVPIFQERLLALGRWLDTNGEAIYETKPWRVQMENSTDMVWYTSKGAVVYAIFLLWPRDNVLELSSPAPSPDTQVTMLGHAGTLKWQKSPGEGLLVTLPCMPPSSPSGWALKLEGVK; from the exons ATGGCGCGCAGCATGGCGGCCCGCGCGCTGCTGTGTGTGGCCGCCGCGCTCGGCCCCGCGGTGCCCGCGCTCCGGTACCGGCCGGACTGGGCCAGCCTGGACGCGAGGCCGCTGCCGGCCTGGTTCGACCAGGCCAAGGTGGGGGTGTTTGTGCACTGGGGGGTGTTCTCCGTGCCGGCCTGGGGCTCCGAGTGGTTCTGGTGGCACTGGCGGGGCGAGCACCGCACCGACTACGAGAGCTTCATGCGGCGCCGCTTCCCGCCCGGCACCACCTACTCCGACTTCGCGCCCCTCTTCACGGCCCACGACTTCCAGCCCCGCGATTGGGCCCGGCTCTTCCAGCGGGCTGGAGCCAG GTACGTGGTACTGACCACGAAGCATCACGAAGGCTTCACCAACTGGGGGTCATCCGTGTCCTGGAACTGGAATTCTCTGGATACAGGGCCCCACCGGGATCTGGTAGGAGAGCTGGGACAAGCCCTCAGGGAGAG cAACATACGCTATGGGCTGTATCACTCCCTGTTAGAGTGGTTTAATCCACTCTATTTAGCTGACAAAGAAAGTGGCTTCACGACCCAGAACTTCGTTTTAAAGAAGACAATGCCAGAACTTTATGATCTCGTCCTAAA ATACAAACCTGATTTGATCTGGTCGGATGGAGACTGGGATGCTCCAGAGTCATACTGGAATTCTACCTCTTTCCTTGCCTGGCTCTATAACGATAGTCCTGTCAAG gacACTGTTGTTGTTAATGATCGTTGGTGCAGTAACTGCTCATGCCATCACGGAGGCTACTACAACTGTGCTGACAAGTACAAGCCAGGGACCCTGCTGGCTCACAAGTGGGAGATGTGCTCCTCCATTGACAAGCTCTCCTGGGGCTACCGGAGCAACATGAACATTGCAGAGTTAATGGATGAAGCAAGTATCATTGAG GAGCTAGTGCAGACTGTGAGTTTTGGAGGCAACTACCTGCTCAATGTGGGGCCTACAAAAGAAGGGGTGATTGTTCCCATCTTCCAAGAAAGACTTTTGGCCCTTGGGAGGTGGCTGGACACTAACGGGGAGGCGATTTATGAAACGAAGCCGTGGAGGGTACAGATGGAGAACAGCACAGACATGGTGTG GTACACTTCCAAGGGAGCAGTTGTCTATGCCATCTTTCTGCTCTGGCCTCGGGACAACGTTCTGGAGCTGTCCTcacctgctccatccccagacACACAA GTGACCATGTTAGGACATGCAGGGACACTGAAGTGGCAGAAGTCCCCTGGTGAAGGACTACTCGTAACACTGCCCTGCATGCCTCCATCCTCCCCGTCTGGCTGGGCCCTCAAGCTTGAGGGTGTGAAGTGA